In Euphorbia lathyris chromosome 2, ddEupLath1.1, whole genome shotgun sequence, the sequence ATATGAAAATTATccttttttatttctcttttttactcaatattatatttacaaatGTGAAACTGTAattctaaattatttttcaaccGAAGCGAGTTTGTTTtacaaagaaatggtttttgaGTATCATTAttcaataataatttttaaattttatataatatgaAACATTATTCAACatcccgtgcattgcacgggtaTTTGTGCTAGTTTTGATACTAACCTCACGACATATGAATACATAGAAAGCTAATTATTGTCACCTCTTATTGACATGTGTTGGAGGGATTAGTGTTGACAAATTTTAGTTATTTACGTACTTAAATATTAAATGCAATGCAACAtgtatattaaataatataaaaaaatcaaaataatataagaatgcaactttttatatataaaaaaataaggtaaCAAAATAGGATTAAGGTTTTTGAGGAAGTACTAATTTAGGtttaacgttcaaaatagcaccaatatagatttaacgtttacaacatgtaatatcaatttaggctcaacgtttacaatatagcatcaatttaggcatcacgtacaaaatagcaccaatataggctcaacgtttacaaaataatatgaatttaagcttaacgtttacaaaatatatccaatttaagttaaacgtcacaattaaattaaccatattatatttttttttctattaattttatatgttacttttttatttagttctatattcttatttattataatacaattaattagtactATTGCACATTAAagtcttatattttttttcatcaaCCACTCCATGACTCCTATAttccatggctcatgtaatGTATGCGAACACTAGTTAATGggtaagaatactaattaattgtatcataataaataagaatatagaactaaataaaaagataacatataaagttaatagggaaagaatataatatggttaatttaattatgacgtttagcttaaattgtgtatattttgtaaacgttaagcttaaattcgtattattttgtaaatattaagcgtatattggtgctattttgtacgtgaggcctaaattgatattatgttgcaaaccttaaacctatattggtactattttgaacattgagcctaaattgatttATGTAATTTTATGCAAATAAAATGAACATTTTCTAAGAAAAACAGTGGTCTTCCTTTTAAAACTTTAATCTTGATTCCAAAGAAATACTTCTAGATCATTCTTGCAAGCACACCCAATAGCCAAACGCAGACTCTTCGATTCCCACAAAACAGAAATGGTAAAaacaaaattcaaatcaatGCCAATGACACAATCACTCAAGGACCCAAATGCAAAACCATGGAGACGATTGTGAAATCAAGGCAGGAGTTTATGGTTTCACCAAATGCAAATGCAAATGCAAAACCTTTCTTAAGAACTTCCCACTTCCTTACTCCATCTTTAACCTCAAATCATGAATCCATCTCTGCGCTATCATTTCCCTCTTTGCCACCCACATTTGATCCCAAATTCTGCCCTTTCATTGTTAACTTCCATGGCTGGAGAAACCCTTCCAAAAATTGGAACCAATGGGTTCACAAGATGGCTTCCTTGCATGCTCCAACTTGGAAGAAAGCTGGTATTTATCAAGCCATCTTATTTTCTACTTATGAAATCCATCGAAACAATGACCTGATTTTTGGGATTACTGAAAGATGGTGCCCTGATACCAAATCTTTCATTTTTCCTTGGGGTGAAGCTACCATTACTCTCGAGGATATGTTGATTGCTGGATACTCTGTTTTGGGTTCCCCTGTTTTCGAACCTCTCGAAACAAAAGAATTCATGGCAGTCCAAGAGGTTTTGGTCCGAGAAAGGAAGAAAGTAAGTACGACTCCAGCCAGGAAGGCATCTCAGTCTACATGGTTGAAAGTATTCATGGATAGTGGGAGTGAGGTTGAGCATGAAGCATTTCTATCCTTTTGGTTATCAAGGTTTGTCTTGCCTAATTCTCGTGATCTTATCAGACAAAGTGTTTTTCCAATTGCAATTCATCTAGCTAGAGGTAATAGGATTGCTTTAGCACCTGCTGTTCTTGCAACCATTTATAGAGATTTGACCTTATTGAAGCAAATGATTGTTTCTTTAACTGCATTGAATGATGAAAAGGTAGTAGTTACAACCTTTGCGCCGTTTCAACTAGTTTTGGTTTGGGTGTGGGAGAGATTTGTGAAGCTTAGCCCAAAGCCGAAGCTTTTAAAAATTGGGGAACCAagatttgctcaatggaacaaTGTTAAATGCAGTGTAAAAAATGTTAGGTCGCTTTTAGATTCCTCCAAAGAGAGTTTTAATTGGCGCCCATATACTAAACCATTAGAGAATTGGGATTTCCCCAATTTTTACAGGGAGAAAGAAATGTGGGTGTTTTCTGATTCTGATTTGGATGATGATTTATTGTCATTCATTCTGTGTTTAAGGGTTTCTGATCTAGTTGGGCTGGAATTGAAGTGCACACAACAATATCTTCCTCATAGAGTAGCAAGGCAGTTTGGATTTGATCAGGATCTTCCTGGCTTTGTTGTTCAATCCGGTGCCAGTTCTGAGGATGCTTGGAGTTCTTACATTAGACCAGTTGGTGATGTCAAGTGTTTTATTCCTTCCCGTTTGTTTATGAATGATGTTACAACTCGCTACCTGGATTGGTGGAACACTTTGGAATTTCATAATCATTCCAATGTgttgaaagaaaagaagaaagcaGAAGCAAGTTTAGATAGGGGAGATAAGAGAGCTGATGGTGACTACAGACCTCTGAAAAGTTGGAAGATAAAGATTGAAGAAAATGAAAATCTGTCAGTTCCTCCAGGATTTCCTCCAAAACGTGATATAATACATATAGAAGATTCTGATTCTAGTGAGGAAGATAATCATCCCATTGCTAAGATCCTGAAattgaagaaagaagaagatgtTTCAAGTGTTAAACAGTGTGGGAATGGGAAGAATTTATCAACTAAAGCTGATATAGACACTGAGATTCTGAACAGGGAATGTGGAAATTGGAACAATTTGTCAGGTACACCTGAAGGCCACACTGCAGGACAGATGAAAAGCAATGATGTGGGTGTTGAATTAGGTGAATGTGAAAGTGATTCATCCTCAGTTGCAGGTAATGATAAGAATGCTAATGATTTGGAGATAAAAGAAGcaaaaatggaagaaaatgtTAAGGTGAAGGAGAAAGAAGATGTTGAATCTGTAAATGAGTGTGTGACAGCAAGTTTGggtgattatgattatgaaaagaagaagatgaacgaGGCAGCATTCATGGGGCTGGAATCTAGAGTTGAAAGACTTGAGAAGATGATGGCAGCAAGAAAAGCTTTGTTGTGAACAATTGAAATTGTAATGTTTTCTTGCTGTAAAACTTGTTTTTGTTAAACTTTGAGGTCTGGTCTCATGTATTTTGGACATACCCAATGATGTCCTTCTGAGTGATAAGGAGTCGAATGTGCAAGTTTTGGATTCGATTCCTCACACCGTCGAAATATACTtacattaaatatataaaattaaaattattttgttaGCCTTTCAACTTACCTAAAATAATCTATTAGTCATCTTAATACATTTGGGTTAATAGGAGTAGGTGCAATATTCAATTGTTGCTCTAGTTGTGTACCCTCATAATCCTCTCTAGACAACTTACGACTATCCTCTTGACTTGTGCTAAAAAAGAATAGAATTCCAAGAAAGAATAGAATTTCTTCTTCAGAGATAGAAGAAGCACAAAAAACCTTCGTTGGTGAACGAATTTCTTCTTCAAAAATAGCAAGAAAATATGGAAAGGTATCATTGGGGAATGAATTTCTGATAGTAAGAAAACATGGACAACTTTCCTTATCAAATGAATACCTTCCTCAAAAAGAGGGGAAGAAAAACATAGCAAGGATGTATGACTGGCCATCTATACACATATCCACTATAAACAAATAAAGtttttcaaaagaaaaacacattgagcagaataaaaattaaacttcaaattaaacaaagtaaaattgtttacaaaaaataatacaagtaaatattcataaaaactcCTGTTCAACAAGAGTCACACTCGTATCATCCAAATGAGGAATGATCTGATCTGATGAAGCATCAGGGGGCGGATAAGGAAGTTGCATTAGCATCCGCATTTAGGATCCCTTCATCATCCGCCAAAGGATCCTCGATCAAAGCGTTCTCAACTGAAGGCATGTCCGTATCGAAgatctttttgtgaataattctCAAGGTATCCTCCAAAGAAGAATAATGAAGACCCTCCTTCCCTGAAGGAACTTCAACTTCTAGCTCAGAATTTTGATTATAGATAAAGACGATGATGGAGATAGAATAACTCATCTCACATTTAATCCGtccaataataattatatattcctTATGTTACACGTGTACCTAATTTATAGATTTAATGTATCAGAGCACCTTTAATGGTGTTTTAATGGGACTGatctataaatattaatgagtATCCAATCACTATTTTGTGCAAAAATGAGTGTATCCGAAAATAGTGAGTATCTGACTTTAGATGTTGATATTGGATTTACAGAAGAAATTTGAAAATGGCAGCCAACTGAGGGAGGAAGATAGACGCGCTGACGTGTCAAACATGGAAACACTCGTGGTCTTCATAGTCTTCAAGAGCGCGTTGAAGGACTGTGGAAAGCATAAATCTGGTTTATCTGTTTGGTCCCTCACTCATTTCAATGAAaactttgtttgtttgtttttttaagttGCTAAATCTATTTAATGTTATGATAAAAGTATCTTACCACTAGATGGATTATATAAGAAGAGTGTTTTAAATGTGGATGGTATTAAATGTGGAtggtattttataatagtgtaaATAAGTGATGTGTTAATGATGGGATATAATAACTATTAAACGTAGTTAATTTGGTCCATAAATctttctaaacttgcttatattgttaactttttaaatttgttttaagtgatatatatattttaatttgtttaaatacTTTCTTGTTCAATTTAGAGAATTAATAATgttactttaaacaagttttgAGATTAACACGAGACTTCGTAATTTTAGGTATATAATTAACTTTTTGGGCTTAAAAAAGCCACAATGGATTTTTTGGGCCTcaattatattttgaaaattttatctCATAAATtcgttttttaaaaaatatttataattatatctagtaataatttgaattaattaaattattatatttaatttattttaatgattaaaatttatgaattatgaatctggaatatattttttaggatttaaaatttatgaatatggatgtaaatttttttagttagaatatagggataagtacaaaaaacaATACCTGTGGTATACACTTTTTGcgaactcgaacctgtggttttttttttttttttttgcaaacagatGTATGTGATACAGGTTGTTAGCAAACCGAtgctaaattgactaacggtgttaaaattcaagagaaaagagttaattttgttcttatatttatttattttgtaaattaaccctcctaattatcacaaataaactccaaaatcaaaaatatctTCTTCTCgtctctttttcattttttattttccttcttctttctctctcttctctctctctctcctcctcctcctcctcctcctcctcccctcttcttcttcttttcttctatttttttttttaaattttgattccagaattctggaaaattccagaaattctggaatcaaaattttgaaaaaaaaaatagaagaagaggaggataggaggaagaagagaagaagaagaggaaaggaggaagaagaagaagagagaacagatagaaagaagaaggaaaatgaaaaagagatggaaaagatgatattttttatttttatttttgattttggggtttatttatgataattagataattatgggggttaatttataaaataaataaatataaggaccaaattaactcttttctctttgaattttacacATACCTCTGTTTGTAAAAAGAAATACCACAGGTTCGGGTTTGCAAAAAGTGTataccacatgcatttttttttttacttatccctaaaatataaaatcatactttatttattgatgatatataaaaaaaattacacattaTATAATTTTGGGAATATAATTTAATCTTAATGTTATACATATTTATGATTTTCACTTAAAAAGCTGTTATATTTTGCATCATATGTAGTAGTAATTCAATCTGATTGTTTTGTACTTGGATAAAGCCCTTTTGCATAATAAACTACCCATCTCTGTTGTTTAGTCGGTTTGCTTGTTATTAGTCCTAACCCTAGTGGATCTTTCAAACTCCTCACTCGTAAGTCCATCTTCCTTCTAATCattccttttcatttttcacgttttcttcTGATATTCCTGTTATTCTTGTAGTCTATTCGAGTTTTAGGAAGAATTTTTTTGAAAGATGTCTGTGTATGAAGAGAATCGGTGCATAAAAGATCACAAACATAGATTGCTTGCTGAAAAATTTGAATTGAAGCGGAATCTTTTCAAATCCCTTGTTAGAGATCCTGAACTACCTATTGAAATACGCGAGAAATTTCAGCAGAAGCTATCCCAGCTGCCTAGGAACAGTTCTTTTACACGAATCCGGAACCGGTGTATTTTCACCGGCCGATCTCGTGCTGTTTATCAGTTTTTTCGTATGTCTCGTATTGTTTTCCGTGAATTGGCATCCAAAGGTATGTTGAATGGTGTGAAGAAAGCATCTTGGTAACATTTGTAAGTTCTGTCCTCTGTTCACAGCGATGGATATTTTGGAGTAATTTGTTGTATTCAGCCTTGATCTTTAGTCGAAACTTTTACAGTTTAGAGTTTTCAATGGAAATTGACGTGATAACTTTTGATGCGGAATAAAGCTGTCTTTATTTTCATGAATTATCTTAGACTTATATGTGAAATTTTAAACATGCTTTAAGAATTGATGGTTACATTGGATGATGAGATGTCATTATTGAGGAAGTGTGTTTTGTGTTTTCCTCTTGCTGTTCAATTAGCTATACTGAGGAGAGCAGTTTACTGCATTTGAAAGTACATTCTTTCCAACTATGTGGGCTATAAGAAAATCAGAATGAATTGTGGTTAGGACAGTATTTAAGCTAGCTTATGTGGTTGCAACAACCTTATTTCTGCAAGAACCCGTGTATTTTTGCCTGGCAATCTCATGCTGTTTATCAGTTTTTTTGTATGTCTCATTGGTTTCTGCGAATTGGCATCCAAAGGTATGTTGAATTGAATGGTGTAAAGAAAGCATCTTGGTGACTTAATGCTTTGATTGGATGGTTTTGGGGGTTAGTAAAGGAAGGATTAGGAAGGATTAACATTTCCTTTACTAACCCTCCAAAACCCTGGCCCTTAGTCTGTGGAACATTTGTGAGTTCTGTCCTTTGTTCACAACGATGAATATTTTGGAGTAATGTGTTGTCTTCAGCCCTGATCTTTAGTCGAACCGTTTACAGTTTAAAGTTTTCAATGGAAATTGATGTGATAACTTTGATGCGGAATAAAGCTTTCCTTGAACGAATTACCTTATAGTTATATATGCAATTTTAACCATGCTTTAAGAATTAATGGTACATTTGATGAAGAGATGTCATTATTGAGAAAGTGTGCTTTGTGCAGTGTTTTCCTCTTGTTGTTCAATTAGTTATGTTGAGGAGAGCAGTTTACTGCATTTGCATTGTGGTGAAGCACATTCTTTCCAACTATGTGGGCTATAAGAAAGTTACACTGAATTGTGGTTAGGAACAGTATATAAGCTAGCCTATGTGGTTGCAATTGCAACAACCTTCTTTCTGCAATGTAATATTAATAGCCCCAAATTGACTCTTGGATCCACACAATTTCAGTTCTTGCCTGTTGTGAGATCTCAACATTTTTGTTGCTCTGCTTCTGCCATAGTCACCTAAGGCGCATCTTAGGTGCAAAAGGCTATAGGCTCCTTGCATGTTGCGTTGTTGCTTGAGAAGCCAAAAGGCAGCTCTGTTAAACAGGCGCACGCCTGAGTGTGCCTTTATGAGTGAGCCTGGTGCCCTGCTGAAGATATCTATTAGTTAATAAACTAAGGATTGGATTGAACTTTAGATTtagaatttattattatgcattaTGATTATGGAAGAGTTAATAGCTAATTTGGAATTTATTTCATTCTAAAATTTATGATTAAGATTATGGTTAATTGGATATACTTTAGTATTTGACCGTTTGTTGTATTTTAGAAATGTCAATTGTTATTTATAATCATCAAGATCTCTCGTGTCTTGCTCCTCAATAACTATGCATCTGCTTCTGCACATATAAGCACAGAAGATTTATTTGTTCCTGTAGTTATTTATCAGATGGGTATTGCAAGAGGACTTGATTTCTTATGTATTCAAGAGGTATAAAAACAATGGTTATGTTGCTGCATCTTTTTTGGAATATCagttaatattatatatactttttgtTTATGTGGCATTACCTAGAAAGTTATCTATTGCAGAGTTTCTGTTATCTCTTTGCTAGGTGACTTATATTGGAATATTTGTTCACCCCCTCAATATTTGGTTCCCGCCTCTTAAAGTATGATAACTATACCACGTGTCAAAATTGGACAGGAGGCATGTAAAGAGACGGGAACATTGGAATAGGAGATTTTCTTCTCTAGAATAGTTATTGGAATTTGGGAGCCATGTTGAATGCATATTCTTACGTAAACTAGCTTTAAACCCGTGCAATGCACAAGATgtgatgtgatattggttatgaaagagaaataataaccaaatcaacaagttttcccgatctatcttaaggaattaacACCATCAAATAACAagcataaattggtgataacaaaccaatcccaaagaattaaagacaatgaaaggagatctaACCTTGCACttttgaataattaaattggaacctgagtgtttggcgattcacaagtgccttaccaaaatacttgttcacgatcaagataatattgtaagaatgatgacccggtctctcaagctcacaataaaaaattcaatccctgattgaaaataatttccaaaggaaaagaagaacttttgttcataaaaatattgatgtcTGATTTAtcaaataatgaagaatacaaaTCTTTATATAGGCTAAAAGAAACCTAAACTtaaactaaaaaggaagttgaatcctagtgcaccaaagctaaaagaaatcctaattagacaatGAAAAGTATgaaattcgtttttgtcctttagagcccaatttcagctcactaattaacattatctGAGCCTTTTAATTAGttagaaataagcccaatcaatcctataaggttataacattaattttaatgagtcccaatgagttttgcacatgccaaacatatgcaagtccaaagcttctcttaaaatatgatcaacctttttacgTATCACTATTATGGGTTTAGGTTTGAATACAACACAAAAATACACCATCTTTAATAACTTCGCTAAAATCCATTCCTTgcttaaagaagctcaagacgagtctattaagcatttgttggtccttctttgcacgattcttcgttataggtccaattgacagctccaatggatcctTCATGCTTCTACTGGGCTCCTTAACTtcaagctcctttgttccatgctcttgtgattttgatatcacatcattcTCTCTCTCTTGAAAAGGATTTGTCCTCAAATCTTCATCTCCTACATCAAACAAAGATAAATTAGTGACATTAAAAGTTGTATGCACACTATACTCACCTGGCAAGTCCAGCTTGTATGGATTATCTCTAATTCATGCGACTATTTGAAATGGGCCATCGCCTTTAGGATGTAGCTTTGATTGTCTCTGAGCGGTGAATCTCTCCTTGCACATATGCAACCACACCCAATCACCGGGTTCGAATAGTACACGTTGTTGACCCTTGCTAGCTTGCTTTGCATACTGATCATTCTTCTTCTCCAGTCGTTGTTTCACTTGTTCATATAACTTAAGCACCATTTTTACCTTCTTCTTTCCATCTAAACTTTTCCTTTCATCAACAGGTAAAGGGATCAAGTCTAATGGtgtcaaaggattaaaaccataaacaatttcaaatggtGAAAAGTTAGTAGATGAATGCATAACCCTATTTAGttcatccaacatatcatctaaCCTAGGGATAGAATGACGATACTTTACCATGATTTTGTTGACGGCTCTACAATTGATGCACATCCGCTAAGTTCCATCTTTCTTTGGTACTAGGATGACTAGTACTTCAAATGGACTCATAGATTCACGAAtcaatttttttgtaattagctCCTCCACTTGCCTTTGAAGTTCTTTGACTTTATCAGGGTTGCTTCTATAGGCTAGTCAATTTAGAATTTGCGCTCCGTGAACAAAGTCAATTTGGTGCTTAATTCCTCGAATCGGGGGCAACTTATCAGGCATCTGTTCGGGGAATAAATCCTTGAACTCCTGTAAAAGAGGGGAAAT encodes:
- the LOC136219055 gene encoding small ribosomal subunit protein uS14m, translated to MSVYEENRCIKDHKHRLLAEKFELKRNLFKSLVRDPELPIEIREKFQQKLSQLPRNSSFTRIRNRCIFTGRSRAVYQFFRMSRIVFRELASKGMLNGVKKASW
- the LOC136220747 gene encoding uncharacterized protein; the protein is METIVKSRQEFMVSPNANANAKPFLRTSHFLTPSLTSNHESISALSFPSLPPTFDPKFCPFIVNFHGWRNPSKNWNQWVHKMASLHAPTWKKAGIYQAILFSTYEIHRNNDLIFGITERWCPDTKSFIFPWGEATITLEDMLIAGYSVLGSPVFEPLETKEFMAVQEVLVRERKKVSTTPARKASQSTWLKVFMDSGSEVEHEAFLSFWLSRFVLPNSRDLIRQSVFPIAIHLARGNRIALAPAVLATIYRDLTLLKQMIVSLTALNDEKVVVTTFAPFQLVLVWVWERFVKLSPKPKLLKIGEPRFAQWNNVKCSVKNVRSLLDSSKESFNWRPYTKPLENWDFPNFYREKEMWVFSDSDLDDDLLSFILCLRVSDLVGLELKCTQQYLPHRVARQFGFDQDLPGFVVQSGASSEDAWSSYIRPVGDVKCFIPSRLFMNDVTTRYLDWWNTLEFHNHSNVLKEKKKAEASLDRGDKRADGDYRPLKSWKIKIEENENLSVPPGFPPKRDIIHIEDSDSSEEDNHPIAKILKLKKEEDVSSVKQCGNGKNLSTKADIDTEILNRECGNWNNLSGTPEGHTAGQMKSNDVGVELGECESDSSSVAGNDKNANDLEIKEAKMEENVKVKEKEDVESVNECVTASLGDYDYEKKKMNEAAFMGLESRVERLEKMMAARKALL